DNA sequence from the Sinomonas terrae genome:
GGAGCCGCTTGAGAAGCCGCGAGACCTGCATCTGGCTCACGCCCAGAATCTCGGCGATCTCGCTCTGGCTCATCTCCTCGACGAAGCGCAGGTGCAGGAGACGCCGCTCGTCCTCGGTAACCCCTTCGAGGGCCGCCGTCAGGAGCTGATGGGACTCCACTTCCTCGAAACCGGGTTCGACGACGGAGAGCGCCCGGGCCGAGGGGTCCGGCCGGGAATCCTCATCACTCGGCGGCTCGATCGAGAGTCCGACCATTGCTGCGTCGGCGAGTTGTGCCTCGGCGATCTTCTGTTCAGGGACGCCGGCCGCCTCGGCGAGCTCGGCGGGGTTCGGCTCGCGCCCAAGTTCCTGGGCAAGCCGGCGGCGGGTCGAGTTCACTTCGAGCCGAAGTTCTTGGACCGACCGAGGTGGCCGGACTGCCCACGAGTGGTCGCGGATGTAGCGCTTGATCGTTCCCGTGATGGTGGGCACTGCGTAGGGGACGAAGCCCTGCCCCGCGCCCTCGCGGTAGCGGCGGATCGCCACCATGAGTCCCAGTCGTGCCACTTGGCGGAGGTCCTCGGGGTCGTGGCCCGGGTACCGGTGGCGGTTGGCCAGTGCATCGGCCACGCCCAGGTACTTGAGGGCCATCTCCTCCTCATGCTCGCCCGATTCGGGCTGCAGCTCTTCGGCTTCGTCTGCTGCTAGATCGTAGAGATCAGTCATCGCCTTGCCCTTCTCGCGCTAACCCGTCTGTGAGACAGACTGTTCTGTCTGGTCATCGATTAATACAAGTAGACAGACCTGTCTGTCCATCTTTGATGATTACAGATTGGTAACGGAGGATTGGAGATAGACAGAAAGGCCTGTCTACTCGCGCTAGCATCGTTACGTGGACGCCCGAGTTGAAGCTCGCGCGATCGTGGGTCTACGGCACGGTGCGCGCGACAAGATTCTTGATACTTCGTACGAGCTTTTCGCCCGTCGCGGGATTCGCGATGTCGGCGTGGACGAGATCATCTCCCGTTCAGGAGTGGCGAAAGCGACCTTCTACCGACATTTCCCCTCCAAAGACGCTCTCGTCCTCGCGTATCTGGACCGGTGGTTCGTAGCGCGCAGCGCGGCGATCGAAGCAGCCACGGAGGGGATCGAGAGCAGGGATGAGGCCGTGCTGGCCGTGTTCGGCGTCCTGCGCGACTGGTTCGAGCACGGGACGGCTGAGGCCAGCGCGTTCCTGCACGTCATGATCGAGATGGGGCCGGACCATCCTCTGGGCCGTGCGAGCATGGACTACCTCACGCGTACCCGCCAGCAGCTCGCAGAGCTCGCCGAGGCCGCAGATCTCTCCGATCCGGAGGGATTTGCCTGGTCGTGCCACATCCTCATCAAGGGCGCCATGGTGGCCGACTCCGAAGGGGACGCCGAGGCCGCTGCCCGCGCCCTCACGATGGCGCGGCTCCTGGTCGAGGAACATCACCAGAAGAAGCCTTCTGCTTCGGCCCCGCGTCACTTTACGGATTGGAAGGACCCCGAGGGGCTCAATCGGGACGTCGCTACATCCGTGCCCCAGCGCGCGGCTACTCCGCAGCGAGCTCGCCGAGCCGGGACACGGTAGCCCTCAGATCTGCCGCGCTGGCCCTGCCGGGCCGCGTGGTGTAGGCGCTGTCCGCGTTGAGGAAGAGGGCCGCGAACACGAGTGCCACGGCAAGATGCGCCCTCACGGGATCGGCAGTGCGCTGTTCGGCGAGCTGGATGACGTGCTTCCGCAGCCCAGACGTCCACTGATGGAGGGCCGCGAGCAGGTCGGGCTCCAGCCGGATGAGTTCCCGCATGCGCGGCAGGTTGTCCTTGCCGCTCGAGACGCTCGCGATAAGCTCGCACAGCTCGTCGAGCAAAGGCCCTGAGCCTTCGAGGAAGCGCCGCTCGTCCTCCTCTGCGATGGCGGTAGCAGGCAGTCCGAGGGCCGCCGCGGCCTTGGACGGGAAGTAGTTGAAGAAGGTCCGCTCGGAGATCGTGGCGCTCGCGCAGATGTCCGCCACGGTGACGTGCGCGACGCCGCGTTCGCTCACGAGATCGAAGGCGGCGTCATGGATGGCGCGCCAAGTCTTCTGCTTCTTGCGCTCGCGGAGCGAACACTGCTTGTCGACGAGGGGCGAGTTGGTGGTCACGGTAGTTCCTGGGGAGTGCGAAACGGAGCCGGGGCCCCACGAGGGCGTGGGGCCCCGGCCAGAGGTTTACGAGCGGTGGACGCGGATGGTTCCGGTTGCCGGAGCGGCCTGCGCGCCCGTCTCGGCCGCAGCCGCGGCGACGTAGACCTCGAGGTCCTCGGCCGACTGCTGCTGGTCGGCCTGCTCCTGAAGGGCGGAGCGCTGGCGCAGCGGCGGAACCTTGAAGAACCAGCTGAGGATGAACGCGAGCAGAATCACTGCGAGGCCCACCCAGTAGATGCTCACGGCCGCGGCGTTGAAGCCCACCATGAAGGGGCGGGTCAGTCGAGCGTCAGCGCCCTTGAGGAAGGACGTGTCCGACGTGGATGAGGACGAGGACGACTGCGCCTGCTTCGAGTCCTGAATCTGGCTGATCATCGTCGGCACCACCTTGTCGACGACGGCGGTGCGCTGGGTCTGGTTCGAGAAGTCGACCGCAAGGCGACCGTCGACGACGGACACGCCACCCTTCTGGGCAGCCATCGCGAGAGCCTGCTGTTCGGCGGCTGGCTTCGCGGCTGCGACCTGCTGGTCGATGATCGACGGCGCAGCAGCGGCGGGGATCATGCCTGCGGAAACCTGCTGTTGCACGGCCGCAGTGACCTTCTGGGTGACGGCTTGATCGGCAGCCTGCTTGGCCGCCGTCGTGCCCTGATCTAGCCCGCTCTGGATCTGCGACTTCACCGGGGTGACGATCGGGTTCCAGATCTGCTGCATGACGCCAGCGTTCGCGGGGTTGGTTGCGACCGACGGCGTGAGTGCGGCGTCGAGAGCGCTCGTCAGATCAGCCTTGTTCGTCATCGCGGTCATGATGTTCGTCGGCATGAGCGCGAACAGGACCGAGAGCAGGACGGCGGTACCGAGGGTGCCGCCGATCTGGCGGAAGAAGGTCGCCGAGCTCGTTGCCACGCCCATGTCCTGCGGCGGCACCGAGTTCTGGGACGCGAGCGTGAGCGACTGCATGAGCTGGCCTAGGCCGAGGCCGATGAGGAACATGGCGATCATGAGGAACCACAGCGGCTTGTCGATCGACATGAACGTCAGGACGAGGTAGCCGCCCGCCGTGAAGAGCGTGCCCGTGATCGGGAAGATGCGGTACCTGCCGGTGCGGGCCACGATCTGGCCGGAGACGATAGAGGCGATCATGAGGCCGCCGACCATCGGGAGTGTCGCGAAGCCGGATTCCGTGGGGGTCAGGCCGGTCACGAGCTGCAGGTAGAGCGGCAGGGTCAGCATGGCGCCGAACATTGCGAAGCCGACGAGGAAGCCGAGGACCGTGGCCATGGAGAACGTGCCCGAGTGGAACAGGCGCAGCGGGATGATCGCGTTGGTCCCCATGGCGCGCTCGATGTAGATGAACGAGACGAGGCCGACGACGCCGATGACGTAGCACGTGATCGAGGCGGCGGACGTCCAACCCCAGTCGCGGCCCGACTCCGCGACCAGAAGGAGCGGCACGAGAGTTGCGATGACGGCCGTGGCGCCCCACCAGTCAATGCGCGCGGTCGAGCGGTCGTGGAACTTCGGCAGGTGCAGGAACGCGAGCACCATGCCGAGCGCGATGAGGCCGATGGGCACGTTCACCAGGAAGACCCAACGCCAGCCGGAGATGAAGAGGATCTGGCTCGCGCCGGAGAAGACGCCGCCGACGAGCGGGCCGACCACCGAGGAAACAGCGAAGACTGCGAGGAAGTACCCCTGGTACTTGGCGCGTTCGCGCGGCGCGAGGATGTCGCCCATGATTGCGAGCGGCAGCGACATGAGGGCGCCTGCGCCGATGCCCTGGAAGGCCCGGAATCCGGCGAGCATGAGCATTGACGTCGAGAACGAGGACATCATTGAGCCGATGATGAAGACCCCAAGGCCGAAGATGTAGAGCGGGCGGCGGCCGAACAGGTCGGACAGCTTGCCGTAGATCGGCGTCGCAATCGTCGACGTGATGAGGTACGCGGTGGTCACCCACGCCTGCTGGTCGAGGCCGTGCAGATCGTCGCCAATGGTCCGGATCGCGGTGCCGACAATCGTCTGGTCCAGCGACGAGAGGAACATCCCAGCCATGAGGCCATAGATGACTAGAAGGATCTGACGGTGAGTCATCACCGGGTTGGGGTGAGCGGCGCTACCGGTGCGGGATCCGGGGCTGGCTGCTGCGTTGGACATGGAAGACAATCCGAATCTCTCAAAGGGGAAGAATCGAGGGGCCGCGAAGGCGACTCAAACTTGCAGACCCTGCAAGTTTACACACTCTGCAACAAAGACTCCACTTGAGCTTTCATCGTGCATCCACTACCCCGGCTCGTCCGCCGAACGCATCTTCCCCCATGAGCACCCCAGCTGGCCCTGTTAGCCTGTGCCGAATGCGAGCCGTACAGATTTCTTCTCCCGGTGCAGCCTTCGAAACCACTGAGCGCGCCCTCCCCGAGGTTCCGCGTGGCCACGTCCTCGTTCGCGTCGCCGCTTGCGGCATCTGCCACAGCGACGGAATGGCGGCCGCTGGTCTGGCTTCCTCCTACCCCCGTGTGCCCGGCCATGAAGTAGCCGGAACGGTCGAGTCGGTGGGCGAAGGCGTTGTCCAGTGGACGGAGGGCCAGCGGGTGGGGGTCGGCTGGTTCGGAGGAGCCTGCTTCGTCTGCGATTCCTGCAGGCGGGGCGACTTCATCTCATGCCGTTCCCTCAAAGTCACCGGCCTTACGTTCGACGGCGGCTACGCGGACTATGTCCTAGCCCCCGCCGATGCGCTCGCGGCCGTCCCAGACGGGCTCTCGGACGCCGAGGCGGCGCCGCTCATGTGCGCGGGGGTGACCACCTTCAACGGGCTGCGCAACAGCGGCGCCCGCGCCGGCGACGTCGTCGCCGTCCTCGGTCTCGGGGGCCTCGGGCACCTCGGCGTCCAGTTCGCGAGCCGTATGGGCTTCGAGACAGTGGCGATCGCGCGTGGGGCAGAAAAGGAGCAGTTCGCCCGAGAGCTGGGCGCTCACCACTACATCGACAGTACGACGGCGGACGTCGCAGCCGAGCTTCGCGAGCTCGGCGGGGCGAGCGTCGTGCTTGCGACTGTCACCGACGCCCACGCGATGGCTGTGACCGTGCCTGGCCTTACGCCCCGCGGGCGGCTTGTGGTTCTCGGTGTCCCGCATGAGCCGCTCACCGTGAGCGCGGGCGACATCGTGGGTGGCAGCCGCCTCGTTGCGGGCCATGCTTCCGGCAGTGCCAAGGATTCCGAGGACACACTGCGCTTTGCTGCGCTCACGGGCGTGCGCCCCCTCATCGAGACGTATCCGTTGGAAAAGGCGGGCGATGGTTTCGAGCGGATGATGTCGGGCAAGGCACGCTTCCGGGTGGTCCTGACCGTCGACTGACTCAAGACGGTTGGTTCGCTGGGAGCAGGCTGGGTAAGCCATTGGGGAAGGAGGTACGTCGACGTGCCAGAGTTTCATTTGACCGTTCTCCGCACCACAGGTGCGGATGCAGGAAAATCAGCTGCCCCTGAGATCACTTTCATGGCAAGAGATCTCTCCTCCGCCAAGACGCTCGCGGAGTGCATCATCAAGCAAGATCGCTTCAAGGGGCCGGCCGCGGATGAGGCGACGCTCGTCGGCCCGGCCACAGCACCCGCGGCCAGGTGGACGAGCAGCTCCGGGTGGGACGAGGCGCTCGAGCCAGTGAACTGACCCCACTGGGCGAGCGGCCAGTCTGGCTCCCACCCTCTGCTCGAATATTTGTTTGGGCACATGTTCGCTTTTCGAATAGGTCTTCGATAGGCTGAGGCCATGGTTGGGGTGGGGGACTGGCTTCGTGGAGGCGATCCGACCTGTTCGGGCGGCTCGGCTCGTTCGGGCGGTTCGGCGGCCCCTGGTGCTTCCACGTCTACGGCTCCCTCGGATACACGCGATTCCACCGCTTTGCGTGGTTCCCCTCGTCTTCCCTCCTCGGAAACACAGCTCGTTCCATCCTCGGAAACACCGCCCTCCCTCGAGGCGTCTCTTGATTCCGCCGCGGCGCCGACCCGCGCCGCGGAGGCACGCGCCGAGTCTCCCGCACCCGCTGCGCGTGCCGGACTTCCGGGTGCTCCTTTGGACGATGGTGCGCTCGTTGAGGGCAGTGCTCCTGTGGAGGATTGGCGGAGCGCGCTGGGTGCTCTGGTGGCCCGTCCGGTGGGTGGGCCGTCGAATTCGGAGGTCGTGTCGTTCCTCGCCCGGCTGGGGCTGCCCGGCCTGTTGGGGGATCTGGATGGTCCGGGGCTGATCGACCGGCTGGATGCGCTGGAGCGGCTCAAGGCGGCCGCGGCGGCGGAGCAGGCCAGGGTGCAGGTGGAGTTCGCGCTCCTGTGCGAGGCGGGGATGGACCCCCGGGCCGCGGCCCTGGAGTCCCGGACGGGGCGGGCCGCGGCGAGGGCGGGGGAGCGTTCGGCGTCGGCGCAGATCGCCCTGGCCCGGAGGGTCTCCCCGGCCCGGGGGGCCAGGCTGCTGGCCGCGGCGAGGCGGCTCGTGGCCGACCTGCCGTGCACGCTGGGGGCCCTGTCCGCCGGGCAGCTGAGCGAGGACCGTGCGGTGTGGGTCGCGGAGGGGGTCGAGGTCCTCTCCCCGGCGGAGCGGGCGGCGGTGGACGAGGCCCTGGCCGGGCACCCGCGCCGGCTGGAGGGCCTGGGCGACCGGGGGGTCCAGGACGCGGTGCGCGCCGCGGTCGACGCGGTGGACGACCGGGCCGCCGCGGCCCGGGCGAGGCGGGCGGGGCAGGGTCGGCGGGTGACCCTGCGGCGGCTGCCGGACGCGATGGCCCAGCTCACCGCGATCCTCCCCGCCGCCCAAGCCGCCGCCGTCGCCGGGGCCCTGCGCGCGGCGGGGGCCGGCGCACGCGCGGCCGGGGACTCGAGGACGGCGGGGCAGGTCGCCGCGGACACCCTGGTCGAGCGCGTCACCGGGCAGGAGCACGCCGACGCGGTGCCGCTGCGGGTGGGGCTGGTCATGACCGACTCCTCCCTCTTCGGCGCCGGACGGGAGCCGGCCCTGCTCCAGGGCTACGGCAGGATCCCCGCCGGGCACGCCCGCGCGATGGTCGCCGCCACCGCGACCGGAACTGCCCGGACGGCCGCGGCCGGAACCACAGCCGGGACCGCCCGGATGCCCGCGGGCGCAGCCGCGGACGGCACGCTGAGCTCGGCGGCCGGCGCCTCCCGGAACGGTCCGGCGGGTGCGCCTCCGACGGGCACGGCCGCCGACCCTTCGGAGAGCGCGGCGGCCGTCGCTTCGGGGATGCCTCGGGGTCCGGCGGCGGTTCCTGCCGACGGCCCTGGTGGCCTGCCTGCCGGTGGTGGGCGTTCTGGGGGTGCTGCGTCGTTGGCGGGGGTGTGGCTGCGGCGTCTCTACCTCGATCCCGGCACGGGGGAGCTCGCGGCGATGGACTCCCGGCTGCGCCGCTTCCCGAGGGCCCTGGCGGAGTTCATCCAGACCCGGGACCAGGCCTGCCGGACCCCGTACTGCGAGGCCCCGATCCGGCACATCGACCACGTGGTCCCGGTCGCCTCGGGCGGGGAGACGAGCGTGGAGAACGGGCAGGGCCTGTGCGAGGCGTGCAACCACGCCAAGGAATCCCCCGGCTGGGAACGGCACGTCGTCGGGTGCGAGGACCCCGACGGCACCAGGACCGAGGGGACCCGGGGCGACATCCTCACCGTCACCCCGACCGGCCACGAATACTACTCACCACCACCCAAACTCCCCGGCTCCGACCCGTACGCCCGGCGCCGAGAGCACGCCCCGGCCCAGTGGGAGCACGCCCCGCCCCAGTGGGAAAGCGTGCCCCAGTTGGAATACTCGCCGCAGTGGTGGCAAACGCCCAGGCGTCAGCATGGCTAGGCGTCAGCATGCTAAGCACCGGGAACGCGCTCCGACCCAGTGGGAAAACGCGTCTCCGCAGTAAGAGCATGCCGCAGAGAAAGGTTGCGCCGGCTAGGCCTAGTTTCCTTAGCCTGGCAGTGGGACGTCGGGGGCGTCGTCGTCGCCCCCGTAGGCCTCTTTCTCCAGTTCCTCGGCCCGCTCCGGGTCCTTCTCTGGCGCGATGCTGCCCTTCTCCTGCTGAGGCTCGGGTACCTGATCCTCAGCGCGCTCGAGATCGTCGTCGGGCTGATCGATAGGTGAGGTCACGGCCCTCTCCTTCCCCGTCGTCTTCTGGATGGGCTTAACATACCCCTCAGTCGAAAGCTGAATCGGCTTCTAGACAGAACAGTCTGTCTACTTCTAGCGTGACGAGTACATGGGGCTTCCAGCCCTGCCGAGAGGAGTCAGCGATGGAGGAGAGCGCATTCTGTGCCGGAGCCTTGGGAGCTGACCCGCCAGAGGGGGCATGTCCTGACGTCGTCGTCCATGCGGCAGCGGCCGGGCAGCTCGCTATCGAGTGTTATCGCGACCGGGCTTGGGCGACCTGCCCGCCCCGGAGCCTCACGGCGATTCGGATCCAGGCCCATGATCTGCGGGATGTGCTCGCGCAGATGCTGGGACGTGAGCCCTCGATCGAAGAAGTGGCCGAAGCCCTGCGGATTGACGGGGATGCCGCCCGGGCCGAGACTCCGGGCCTCCCGACTCCAGCCCCTATGATGTAGAGGCGTAATTGGACAGACCGGTCTGTCTACTCCTAGCATTCCAGACATGTTGGATATGAGTGGCGCTGCAACGGCGCAGAAGCCGCAGGACGCGTCGCCTGATTCTGGTCTTCCCGTGGAGCCCGAGCAGCATTACCGCTCGCTCTGGATTCTGCAGCATCTCCTCGAAGGCTCCGAGCTGGCAGCCGAGACCAAGACCCGCCTGAAGGAGCTCGTCGAGGAGCATGCCGCCGATCCTGACCAAGCCCTCCTGGAACACCTCCGTGAAGTCCGGGCACCACTATCCTGATCCGCGCAGCGCTGGGGCTATCCCCGGCCCGCCAAGCGCCGGGCCGCCTCTGCGATCGCCGCGGCGTCGATCTTCGCCCAGGCCATGAGTTCCGGACCCGTGCCCGAGCCGGGCATGCCACGCACCGCGAGGTGCTCGAGGTCGAGGCTTCTACGTCCTCCCGAGAGGAGGCTCTCGGCCACGGCGGAGCCAAGCCCACCTTCGGGGTGGTGGTCCTCGACGACGACGAACTTGCCGCCAGTTGCGTCCGCGGCTGAGCGCAGGGTCGCCTCGTCGATCGGCTTGATCGAGTAGCAGTCGATCACCCGGGCATGGATGCCGTCCTTCTCGAGCTGTTCCGCGGCCTCAAGACACGCGTGCAGGGTGACGCCGGCGCCCACGAGGGTGACGTCGTCGCCCTCCCGTAGCGTCTTCGAGCCGCCCACGGCGAAGTCCTCGTCCGCCCCGTACAGGACGGGGTAAGCCCCGCGTGTCGTACGGAGATAGCTGATCCCGCTTGTCTCCGCCATGCGCTCGACGAGTGCAGCTGTGCTTGTCGCGTCGCTTGGATAGAGCACCGTTGAGCCGTGGACGGAGCGCATCATGGCGAGGTCTTCGAGGGCCATCTGTGAAGGGCCGTCGGCCCCGATCTCGATCCCGGCGTGCGACCCCACGAGCCGCAAGTCGGTCCTTGAGACGGCACCCATGCGGACGAAATCGTGAGCCCTCGTGAGGAAGGCGGCGAACGTTGATGCGAAGGGGATGTAGCCGCGAACGCCGATTCCAGTCGCCGCCGCGACGAGCTGCTGCTCCGCGATGTACATCTCGAAGAAGCGGTCCGGGATCTCCTTCGCGAACTGGTTCGCGTACGTCGAATTGCTCACCTCGGCATCAAGGGCGACGACGGCGGGATTCGCGGCTCCCAGCGCGGCGAGCGCCTGGCCGTAGGCCTTCCGCGTGGCAACCTTCTCGCCGACTTCGTACTGCGGGAGTTCGACCTTGCCTGCCTGGCCGCGAGCCCCGCCGTCGGACGCCCCGTCTGAGCCCCCGCCCTCGGGTACCGGGCCGCGCACGCGGACGTCGCGCTCGCCGCCGAGTTCCTTGATGGCCCTCTCCGCCATGTCTTCGGGGAAAGGCTTCCCGTGCCAGTCCGGGCTGTCCTCGACCTCTGAGAAGCCCTTGCCCTTGATCGTCTTCGCGATGATCACTGTGGGGCGCTCGTCCGAGTCGTCCTCCGCCTCGGTCAGAGCCTCGTCGATTGCGGTCAGATTATGGCCGTCAATCCTGATGACTCGGGCGCCGAACGCCTCCGCCCGCCGCGCGTAGGCCACGGTGTCCCAGCCGAGATCGGTCTCGCCGCGCTGCCCGAGCCGGTTCACGTCGACGATTGCGACGAGGTTCGAGAGCTTGTAGTGGGAGGCCTTGTCGAGCGCTTCCCAGATCGAGCCCTCCGCGAACTCGCTGTCGCCGCACAGGACCCACACCCGGTAGGGGATCTTGTCGAGGTACTTGCCGGCGAGGGCGATGCCGACGCCGTCGGGGAGGCCTTGGCCGAGCGAGCCGGTGGCGACGTCGACCCACGGCAGCACGGGCGTCGGGTGGCCCTCGAGGCGCTCGCCGAAGCGGCGGTAGCCGTTGAGGAGTTCGTCTTCTGAGACCACGCCGGCTGCGCGGAAGACTGAGTACACGAGGGGCGAGGCGTGGCCCTTCGAGAAGACGAGGTGATCGTTGCGGGGGTCGTCGGGGTTGTCCCAGTCGTAGCGCAGGTGCCGGCTGATGAGCACGGCCAGCAGGTCCGCGGCGGACATGGACGACGTCGGGTGGCCGGATCCAGCGCTCGTGCTCGCGCGGACTGAGTCCACCCGCAGCTGAGCTGCTACTTCGGCGACGGTCTCGAGGTCGGGCTTCGTGAGTGTCTCTGTCATCGTGTGACCTTTGCCTTCTTCGACGGGTTCATCGACGTTACCGGTAGCACCATTACCCTCCAGCCCACTCCGGCAAGCAAGGGTTTGTGAGGACGCTGCTCGTTCCTCGGCTTACGGGAGGGTGCGCGCAGCCGATAAAGGAAGGGGAAAGCGTCACC
Encoded proteins:
- a CDS encoding sigma-70 family RNA polymerase sigma factor encodes the protein MTDLYDLAADEAEELQPESGEHEEEMALKYLGVADALANRHRYPGHDPEDLRQVARLGLMVAIRRYREGAGQGFVPYAVPTITGTIKRYIRDHSWAVRPPRSVQELRLEVNSTRRRLAQELGREPNPAELAEAAGVPEQKIAEAQLADAAMVGLSIEPPSDEDSRPDPSARALSVVEPGFEEVESHQLLTAALEGVTEDERRLLHLRFVEEMSQSEIAEILGVSQMQVSRLLKRLLDRMRRKVAA
- a CDS encoding TetR/AcrR family transcriptional regulator, which encodes MDARVEARAIVGLRHGARDKILDTSYELFARRGIRDVGVDEIISRSGVAKATFYRHFPSKDALVLAYLDRWFVARSAAIEAATEGIESRDEAVLAVFGVLRDWFEHGTAEASAFLHVMIEMGPDHPLGRASMDYLTRTRQQLAELAEAADLSDPEGFAWSCHILIKGAMVADSEGDAEAAARALTMARLLVEEHHQKKPSASAPRHFTDWKDPEGLNRDVATSVPQRAATPQRARRAGTR
- a CDS encoding TetR/AcrR family transcriptional regulator encodes the protein MTTNSPLVDKQCSLRERKKQKTWRAIHDAAFDLVSERGVAHVTVADICASATISERTFFNYFPSKAAAALGLPATAIAEEDERRFLEGSGPLLDELCELIASVSSGKDNLPRMRELIRLEPDLLAALHQWTSGLRKHVIQLAEQRTADPVRAHLAVALVFAALFLNADSAYTTRPGRASAADLRATVSRLGELAAE
- a CDS encoding MDR family MFS transporter; protein product: MSNAAASPGSRTGSAAHPNPVMTHRQILLVIYGLMAGMFLSSLDQTIVGTAIRTIGDDLHGLDQQAWVTTAYLITSTIATPIYGKLSDLFGRRPLYIFGLGVFIIGSMMSSFSTSMLMLAGFRAFQGIGAGALMSLPLAIMGDILAPRERAKYQGYFLAVFAVSSVVGPLVGGVFSGASQILFISGWRWVFLVNVPIGLIALGMVLAFLHLPKFHDRSTARIDWWGATAVIATLVPLLLVAESGRDWGWTSAASITCYVIGVVGLVSFIYIERAMGTNAIIPLRLFHSGTFSMATVLGFLVGFAMFGAMLTLPLYLQLVTGLTPTESGFATLPMVGGLMIASIVSGQIVARTGRYRIFPITGTLFTAGGYLVLTFMSIDKPLWFLMIAMFLIGLGLGQLMQSLTLASQNSVPPQDMGVATSSATFFRQIGGTLGTAVLLSVLFALMPTNIMTAMTNKADLTSALDAALTPSVATNPANAGVMQQIWNPIVTPVKSQIQSGLDQGTTAAKQAADQAVTQKVTAAVQQQVSAGMIPAAAAPSIIDQQVAAAKPAAEQQALAMAAQKGGVSVVDGRLAVDFSNQTQRTAVVDKVVPTMISQIQDSKQAQSSSSSSTSDTSFLKGADARLTRPFMVGFNAAAVSIYWVGLAVILLAFILSWFFKVPPLRQRSALQEQADQQQSAEDLEVYVAAAAAETGAQAAPATGTIRVHRS
- a CDS encoding alcohol dehydrogenase catalytic domain-containing protein, producing MRAVQISSPGAAFETTERALPEVPRGHVLVRVAACGICHSDGMAAAGLASSYPRVPGHEVAGTVESVGEGVVQWTEGQRVGVGWFGGACFVCDSCRRGDFISCRSLKVTGLTFDGGYADYVLAPADALAAVPDGLSDAEAAPLMCAGVTTFNGLRNSGARAGDVVAVLGLGGLGHLGVQFASRMGFETVAIARGAEKEQFARELGAHHYIDSTTADVAAELRELGGASVVLATVTDAHAMAVTVPGLTPRGRLVVLGVPHEPLTVSAGDIVGGSRLVAGHASGSAKDSEDTLRFAALTGVRPLIETYPLEKAGDGFERMMSGKARFRVVLTVD
- a CDS encoding HNH endonuclease, whose amino-acid sequence is MSFLARLGLPGLLGDLDGPGLIDRLDALERLKAAAAAEQARVQVEFALLCEAGMDPRAAALESRTGRAAARAGERSASAQIALARRVSPARGARLLAAARRLVADLPCTLGALSAGQLSEDRAVWVAEGVEVLSPAERAAVDEALAGHPRRLEGLGDRGVQDAVRAAVDAVDDRAAAARARRAGQGRRVTLRRLPDAMAQLTAILPAAQAAAVAGALRAAGAGARAAGDSRTAGQVAADTLVERVTGQEHADAVPLRVGLVMTDSSLFGAGREPALLQGYGRIPAGHARAMVAATATGTARTAAAGTTAGTARMPAGAAADGTLSSAAGASRNGPAGAPPTGTAADPSESAAAVASGMPRGPAAVPADGPGGLPAGGGRSGGAASLAGVWLRRLYLDPGTGELAAMDSRLRRFPRALAEFIQTRDQACRTPYCEAPIRHIDHVVPVASGGETSVENGQGLCEACNHAKESPGWERHVVGCEDPDGTRTEGTRGDILTVTPTGHEYYSPPPKLPGSDPYARRREHAPAQWEHAPPQWESVPQLEYSPQWWQTPRRQHG
- a CDS encoding transketolase, yielding MTETLTKPDLETVAEVAAQLRVDSVRASTSAGSGHPTSSMSAADLLAVLISRHLRYDWDNPDDPRNDHLVFSKGHASPLVYSVFRAAGVVSEDELLNGYRRFGERLEGHPTPVLPWVDVATGSLGQGLPDGVGIALAGKYLDKIPYRVWVLCGDSEFAEGSIWEALDKASHYKLSNLVAIVDVNRLGQRGETDLGWDTVAYARRAEAFGARVIRIDGHNLTAIDEALTEAEDDSDERPTVIIAKTIKGKGFSEVEDSPDWHGKPFPEDMAERAIKELGGERDVRVRGPVPEGGGSDGASDGGARGQAGKVELPQYEVGEKVATRKAYGQALAALGAANPAVVALDAEVSNSTYANQFAKEIPDRFFEMYIAEQQLVAAATGIGVRGYIPFASTFAAFLTRAHDFVRMGAVSRTDLRLVGSHAGIEIGADGPSQMALEDLAMMRSVHGSTVLYPSDATSTAALVERMAETSGISYLRTTRGAYPVLYGADEDFAVGGSKTLREGDDVTLVGAGVTLHACLEAAEQLEKDGIHARVIDCYSIKPIDEATLRSAADATGGKFVVVEDHHPEGGLGSAVAESLLSGGRRSLDLEHLAVRGMPGSGTGPELMAWAKIDAAAIAEAARRLAGRG